TAGGTAGTATATATAGAAGTTTCCGTTGTTACatggattatatatatagtcttcACTTCTAGAAAATGGGGCCCAGTTTACCAGAATAAATAGGTTAGTCATATACTAtacagaattaaatttatgtaatttgtcGACACTATTTTTCAGTCTTCGCTCAATGAAAGAATTATATAACTGAAAACGGGCATAGTTAATTTcgacaaaaaaaatcttgaaatgaTGGTTTTTTTCCCCTTGAGATATTATAAGTGACTTTATCATAAAATTGCTCGTAGACTCGTAGTGGTGagataatattagtaaatcgcaaaacaaaatagtactccatctctctctccaattgcAATTGTTTCGTTATTTTtacaaatgaattaaaaaatttgtgtttgtgtttaaaataataaaagcaaaataattttttttttctaagcaAAACAAATTGCAATTGATGATTGACTGAAACAAAAGATTTTTCAGTCACGGTTGTGGTGTAGAGGTTTAACATAATCCCATGATTTAGGAAGACGATATGATGACTTTCCATCAAAGTATTAACAAAGTCGTGAGATCatatagaaaatttattaaCGTAGAATTTTAAACCCcgcaaattaaaattttctagaGTCAGagataattaataagatgAAATGTTTTTCACGTCGTAATTGTATGATTGCATCATGGACTTCATTgtcattgaaaaaataatactttaattaattggtCGCAGATGTTACTATTTACGTAGTATTTTCAAAAACGTATTCATttcaaataagaaattatCAGAAATATTTGGCATTTTGTTATCACAccggaaaagaaaaaggaaattacaggaaaaaagaaatactcatTTTCCTCTAGTTGACTCCTGTTTACACGTTTcctcataataataaattaataattttactttgattattttgaaacGTAGTTGAAGGCTTAAAGCACTCATGTGTTCTAGAATACCAAAtcaactaaaaaagaaaatatgacgatttcttatagtactagtattatttattaggattaaaaaacacaaattgattaattatattcaacATAGGTTAGGTTCAATTGTACGGTTTGGCGgtgaatatatgttttttatagaaaaaaaaatatgtcgATGTTGGTGTGGATCTTGTCTCTTTTATAGAATACTCCATATAAGGGTTTTGTAtggataattatttattaatttttaactagttttttttaattcttttaaatttgaaaactatCATTGATAtttatgacaattttttaaaagagaTATTTTTGACACATTATGTGTAAGCTTCGCTAATTATTAGATTGAAGGAAACTACACAACAACCATTTCTATACTTTGTGATTGTTTATTATCTTAATACTGcaattcttataatttaaaaatttataatagttgatattttttgacaCATTATGCGTCAGCTTAGCTGATaacattatattgaaagaAACTACGCAACAACTACTTTTCTAATTATGTAGTTGATAGCATTAGGTAACGAGTTTAGATTCTTTATGAATATTAAGAGAATCAAATTgctatttttttccttaaaactcatacaaatttttatggtggcttcaattattttaaccTTACACACTAGTGAGTTCTCAGCCTAATTTCGAACTTACAATTTTCTACGACTTTCTTGAGTTAATTTTGCGCTTATATGATAAACAAACTTGATTTGAAATGGCTAtacaaatttaagaaaaagttTAATGAAACATCACAATTCAAGATAAGTCAATATTCGCTTATATACAGCTAAAGTAGAGTTTATATGGATGTGTTAGGCAAAGTGCTATCCaaaacttctttttttttttttctttttctttttctttttctttttatggatataaattaaaatgagaataatGCCTAATCTTTATATGCTAGATAGGTCAACAACTCAATAGGACAGCCAAGTGGAGATAACAACACTATtctaacaacattatgacaagcTACAAATATACTAATGCAGTCAACACACACATTTTTTGTACatatagatttaaataatagacAATCAGCTACACCAAAAGAAGAATCCAAATGTTCAGTGTGTTTATTATAACAAAGATAAGATAAAGAAgccaaaatttaataaaatgtactTCTCAAGAAAAGGGAAGTTAAACTCACTATGAAGACAAAATGTGTTCAATATTATTCTGTAATTCAAGCATATGTGAACCTAATGATTCATCGGTAAACTTATTTCACCAAACAAAGCTTACCCGGTAAACAACGTAAGTATATCACCATACCTACAGAAGAGAGGAACACTTTGACCATGGAGCGTGGCAATGGACTATTGTTTCGGAGGGGTTAGTTTTGCCAATAACGCCTTGTTGTGGCAGTGCTCAGTGTCGACAAAGTAGAAGTTACCGTTAGCCTTGAAAGACACGAAAGGCCTCTGGGTCTGTGGAGGTCTGATATCTTCAAACTTGATGGTTTTTGGGACCAATCTCGCCAACCAGGACATCATTTCGACCTCAAAGGTGTCAGAGCCAGGCTGCCATCTGAGTGTGTGAATGTAAGGACTCACGAACCAATGAAGGGCAGCAGTTGTAGAAGCACTTAAAATTACAACAGTAGAAGCCACTGCGTACTTAAGGATGACATTCATGTCCTGTGATGTCATGAAAGTGATCACAGGACCTAATGAAACAGAGAGGCAGCACGTGGAAAGCGAGAGAAGCTTCACTTTCTTGATGGTGCCTGATATAGGACCGTTGTAAACAACCTCCCTCCCCTTTTCTTCATTTCCATCTTCTCTTCCTTTACGAGGTCCAATACTAATTTTACTTTCATCTTCTGCGACTGCAGCTTGAGATGCCCAGCGTACATGGGCAGAAGTATAGCGAGTGGTAGGACTATAATCAAATTTGGCACCGGATGCACGAGACCAGGGCAGGACCTTAGTAACACGATCACCTGTTGTGAAGAGAAAAcaattactaaaaaggaaGCAACTTCTTCGATATCTGATAAGTAAAAGATTAAGCTAAATTGACTATAAGAAAAGGTCCTGAAAGGGGAATAAACAGATCCCACAACATAAATGCAAATTAACGAAAAACTCAACACCTCTTGGCTTGGTTGAATACAAGAAATCAAGATCTGAAGCTTCTGAACATGAACCTTCAGATGAAACTGCAGAAAATGCCTAATATATACGTGAAAGTAACTTCACTTCTATCTTATTATTGGAGGAAACTAAGTCCCGTCAGTCAAACTTCATAAATTGATCAAAAGAAAGAACACAAGGAAAGTAAGCATAACAAAGTACAAACATATAAAAGTTCTACAAGAGGAGTATTATAAAGCATCAATGTGTTACAACCACATAAACATCACCCATTTGCAAGCACCAACAAAGACAAATATTCACTATATCAACCTATTCTTTATCGAATTTGGAACCTTTTACCAAGTCTAATATATACATTGTGTCATCCTCTACTAAACTACTTCTATGAGACTGCTAGAAGGTGCTTGATATGATAGAATGGACATGGAAATGGAATGGTGATAAATTTCATTccattattttgtttggtgTCACTCTTCTATAAGAATCACCATTCCCATTAGAGTAGGCATAGCCATTCCTATCTTCATTCCCTTCCCTCcttattccattccatcatatcAAGCATTTCCTCGGTTCCTACAAATGGAGTATACCAGTTCTTAAGAGTTCCACCATGCAATTGCCATGGATTGTAATAAGCCAAAATCTCTCCATCAATTTAAGTAACATGTAAGGTCAAGAAATATGGCTGATCACACTAAGATAGGAAGATGCTCCAAATAAGCCTTTGTTTGTCTTATTTAAGAAATTCACCCTCAGTGCCTCACCCATGCAAACATGTTCTCTGAgtcaaaaacattttaatccCCTCAAGCACTTCAGCAGTTACTTCGGCCTTCGTTGGGATGTTTTCTCCCAAAAAACATCCTGATAATTCGCATATTCTTCAAGCCCActaataaatcacattttccCATAACATATAACGCCTCAAATACTCGACATAAcaccaaataattttaaaaattttaaactactTTCAAACttacaataaaattaacatcttCCCGGAGGCTTATAAACCACTACCCAAAACATTTCATCAGCTCTCAATCCTCAAATATGCTTACAACTCACAGAAAACAGATGTCATGTAGAGGATTTCATAAGTTATATTCAAGTTCAACGGGTGCTAGTGATTGATATTCTAATTTGAAGAGAATCGCAAAGGAATTGATTTAGCTAGACCAAAAGTCGGAATGCATTTTATAAGCTTTTGGACATTCGCATTATAATTCATCGATCTGATTTGGCTCATTTCAGCTCAAATCAAGCTGGCTAT
The genomic region above belongs to Salvia hispanica cultivar TCC Black 2014 chromosome 3, UniMelb_Shisp_WGS_1.0, whole genome shotgun sequence and contains:
- the LOC125210632 gene encoding uncharacterized protein LOC125210632; translation: MARAALLHLVRSQSRAFRSGDRVTKVLPWSRASGAKFDYSPTTRYTSAHVRWASQAAVAEDESKISIGPRKGREDGNEEKGREVVYNGPISGTIKKVKLLSLSTCCLSVSLGPVITFMTSQDMNVILKYAVASTVVILSASTTAALHWFVSPYIHTLRWQPGSDTFEVEMMSWLARLVPKTIKFEDIRPPQTQRPFVSFKANGNFYFVDTEHCHNKALLAKLTPPKQ